TGTCCACGCGGTCCATCCCAGTGACTGTTCCTTTGTTTAGGTCTTGTGTCATCGTAGGAGTTccgttgtctattggacggagaCGCATTCCACGCTGGGGATAGTGGTCTCACGCTGTTTGGGCGTTGGGCACCCTCTAGTGCCAGTTCTGGATGGGCGTTAAAGTCAAAAACTGTGGCAGTTTTAGTGTTTTTCTCTAACACCATCTTTTGTTTGTCGTGGGCTTTCTGTGTCAAATCTCGCAATTGTTGGAGGCTCATTGTTCGTGGGCATGCGAGTACTCCGAGATGTTGGCTTACTGCAGGATGGAGGTTTCTCAGGAAGAGAATCTTAAAGTTCGGGTCTTCCATATTCGGTTCGTTGCGAGTTCCGAAAAAGGCTTGCCTGAGTCGGTTGTAGTAAGCATGTGGGGACTCATAGCGAGCTTGTTTTGTCTCCAGAGCACCTAAAAGTCCTTGATCTGATTCAGGGTTTGCAAACTCTCTGATGAAGGCTTCTTGGAGCAAGCGATAATTATTCTTTACCCGAGCCGGTTGTCGGTCCAGGAAGCTGCGCACCTCAGTGCTGGATGTGGCTCGAAGCAAATACAGTCTTTCTTTATTAGAGACATTAGGTCTCATTTCCAGATGGAAATCAATGTCTTGCAAATAAGCGTGGACCTCCAAACCACCTGACACACTTGGAGTAAACTTGCCAATGTTTCTGGCCAGCTTGTCAAGGTCTTTAAGGTCCAGACTGTATGACGATCTGTGACTGGCTATCACAGGCTCTCGTCGCTGTGGGATAAGGTAAGACTCTTCAGAAGGTGTTGGCGAAGATCTTCGGCATGGTTTCTCACCTCTTTCAATAGGTGAGAGCTCAGGGACAGGGGATCCTGTCCTGCTTGGCAGGGGCGAGGCTGGTGCACATCTTGTCTTTGGAGGTTCATAGCGCAGTGCATAGGCATGCCTGAGTTCACTGGCGGACTCCTCTTTGATGTCATCCACTTCCTGCATTAGTCTGTCGATCTCATGTCTTGCTTCGCTCAGGTGAGTTTCAAGGGCTTTGATTCTGGCCTTCTTGTCTCTTAAGTCCACCTTCGCTTCCTTCAGTAGCTGTTCAGCATAATCTAGCTTGTTAGCGACGTCAGCGTGGTCTGCTCTGGCTTGTTCTCTTTCTTCTGTGACGGCTGTTAGGGCTTCTTGTAGTTTGTCGATCTCCTCTGTGGTACCTTCATCCACCTCATTTGGTTGTTGAAGACGTTCCTGAGCCTCTAGCTCTAGCTGCTCGGTGCGGGCTTGCAAGCGTGTCAGCTTGTGTTGGAGTTGGGAGGCGTGTCTGTCACTCAATTTGAGGGTGGCTATGAGTGTGTGGCTCAGAGTACCAGTGATTTTGGCCAGCTCCTTGTGGTTGAAGCTTTGACTTGGGTCTTGCTtcatgatgctgtctatgttctcATCCAGTTGGTTTTGCGTCAGGGGCTGCAGTGTTTCGACAGCTTTAGGGAGGAGACTGCCTGTTACAACGCTCAGCCATGTTTCCAGGTCCTTCCAGTGGCCAACAGGATCTTTGGAGTGAGCCATGTTTTGCGGCGAGGGGAGGACTTaggatttaactgacacagacctTGAAGAGAAATAGAGAGGAGACAGAAAAAACAAGGTAGAACAAAGCAAATAGACAAGGAGAAATGTTAATGTGCAATGTTAAGTGTGTTCTAATGTTGAGTGATGTGTGGTTCTCTGGAACTGTGGCCCTCTGGTGGGTACGCGTGTCTAACTGGTAGTCTCTGTGGAAAGAGTCAGTAGCACAGACACAGTGAGAGAACAAAGAGAACAAAAGTGTTAAGGAGACTAAGGAGTAGGGTGAAAATCTGTAGTTTCCACTTTCCTAGAGAGAGTTCCTTTagcttttgttaaatataaaaataagatttcTAAATACCAGGACTGAAGTTGCTATTAACTTTCTTCTGAAGTGACAGAAAGTAGGACAACAATAACAGTATTGGCTTCTGAATAGGATTGACTCCGTAcaccaaataaattgtttctggATGCGTGTTTAGAATTGGATCTAACGACGCCTATCTTCTTGGTGACCTGATGAGTGAGAAAGGAGGGGTGAGATCAgaaaattttaacaattaaaagtgtTCAAGTGTCCCAAACATCTATTAAATGTTTCTGAAATTCTCTGCTTTTTGACTCTCACAAGCACAATCCTTAGACCAGCATCAATAGTACAGTAAAAAGAAGATAGTTAGTTGAAAGAGATAACAAAGGAGTTAGTTTTATCTTAGCATTAGGTGTAAATAAGGATGTCAAAGcggtggcgctgtcgagttgaCACTACAAGAAGTGTTGGTTTTATTGTGTTATATAGTAACTACTTAGCCTACGTAGTAGAAAAATCAGAATTTTCCTTTTGAAGTTGGCTAGTTGGAGGGCTACTGTTCTAATACTAGGCTCAATGATGGCTTAGGTTGGTACCATTACAGCTCACTGGGCTGGACTGTCCAATTGCATCAATGAAGCAGCAGGGGGAGCACTGTCTGTAAGCAggcttaaaataaactaaattcaaTAGACTAAATTCAATTTTGAATTGAACTTAACTTTAAATCTGTAACGTGGTAATAACTTTTATAAGTTATCATTTAGATTGATAAGACACTTATgactaaatttaattattaattgttattaaaatgaTACCATACATCAATGAaccattaatgaaattaaaatttcaaaacaatgaggttggttaaagtaacatttaatgcagtttatcatcaaattaaacaatcataatcaatttaatcaagGAGTCTTATCCGTTTAAATCAACAGTTATAGGAAATGGGTGTTCCTAGATGTTGATAAATGGAAAAAGAATTTATACTTGTACAGGTCAGAGAGCATTAATTtatattcatgaaaacaaaactataattcATCACTAATAAAACCAACAGCTTATGTGAGTTCAAACTGATTAAATTCAACAGGCCAGGtacagcaggaaaaacaaaaataaaataaacagtagtGATTAAACTCAGCAGTTAGATTGTGCACACTTTGATTAACTTTGCGTTTGTCAACTTTTCCAAGGTGAGTAAAGAGAAACAACTGAGATGCAAGAGTTATTTCAAACATCAGCCATACAATGCATTCAAGACCACTAAATGCTACGTGCTATCTATTAGCCTTCGCTGCTACTGGAAATGCATAGACTTCAATGCAAACGCGTTAGcgttagtttagcttagcttcaCGCTATGCTCATTGTTTACAATTCAAGCTGGCGCTGGCGGACTGCACATGCGCGCTTGAATGTAATTCCGGCAAGTCTCTCTGTACTTCCGGACCAAGGTTGCTGCTATGGCAACGACCACAAAGTGGAATAATAGCAAATTTCACAGTATCACTTGAGATGGCGGCGCATCTCACACTGTTCAAGCAAAAAGCACTAGTTAGATTTTATATCTTAACAGTACTGAATGATTCTCAACTTATGAAAGTGAGACAAAATTAATCAACAGGATTTCTGAGATTAATACAAATCGTGACAGAGATATGGGGGATCTCAGCACTCTGTGTTAAGTCTGTTTAGACTGCAAACACATCCGTGGATTCAAACCACAATTTCAATTGATCAATTTCAAAACTTCTCCTATAAACTACGCTAGGCAGCTCTCTCTGAGCTCCgcgttttaaataatttactaagtatTAGCAAATTACAGGGCAACAAGAATTTAGTTAGCTATGCTAAATCAGTTACCAGGAGAAAACACAGCTGAGTTTCCATCCGGGAATCGCGGCGTACGAAATCATACTGTGAAGGCCTTATATAACGTTATGAGATAAGCACAAAGGAATACGCTTTGTCTTTCTCTACATGCGCTTTAGAGCGGCTTACAGTGTGTCTCGGCGGACAACTTAAATGACGTTTTACTTTCTTAACAACACTAAATGTAgtcaagcaataaaacaaatggtaccacaATGAAATTGTGCAGTAGCAAAACTTTTGTTCCCTCTAATCTATTCTTTCCGGACAAAAATAGAAAAGATTAACAACGTGATTTCTGGGTTTTGTGCTTTAAAAGTTAGATCTGcttgcccgcattctccaccactatgtaagaatcagctctttggtttaaatcatgtttaaactttggggattcgaatcaaagattcgaacatgattcacatagaattatttaaagcttacactcaACTTTAGTATTTGTCtagcaaatagaacgtttagtgtaaagcaatcctgtattatattattacatggccaacaataacaatataaaaacagtaatctaattatttaataagcaaggtagcagtatctgaagctgaggcattaacttataaagcacacaacacaccaacacggatcttaaaacgaaacaaaagtttattgctactctacaacacaaagtactaatctaacgttacgtaaaacaaacaaacgcacatacatacacacactcacaagcagtttgaggagagttttgactgagtggattCAACTTCTAGCATTTGCTacgttcttagcattgcaacctgagagaaaccataaaagcagagaatttcgctattctttactacttaaacataattcacaccagagtcagcaatggatagaaaccttgtttgtgctacttgcgttctgatgtaatttggtttcctcgactggtccaaagggaaatcccggcgaagctgattggtcagcgtagcaacttcagtgacgtgatggaattcccttgtcggtgaagaggggtttccttagtcggttgctagggatacggatgttggacaaggcggcgttcgaagtccttcctgggttcctgtagttaggatgagtttcagagtttggatgtgttgacccgatggcttgttgttgaagcggttgcacaagcagatcgggggtcgagccggcagcaagtgaaggtcgcggtctgctccgtgatgtaacgaggcttccggcgaggcgatgtaacggccacagcacgagaagagcgacgtccgggcagcgacggcggtgacgactagcaaagatgaccggcaaaagacgacgatgaaattcctttgttcaaagttttataggctttggtagaggctgggtctacacaatacttgtccaatcagataaggtgcggGGTGAAGTCACACCCCAATTCCGCCCTCTAGAAGGCCGAGTTAGCAAATTGTGtcggtgctgctttgatagcagttgttaaaataaagtctcataacaTGGACACCTTTCATAATATAGTTTCTTCATATAAAACAATGCATTTGAAAcgttcctagctttcaatcaataccaaacatgaagtatttcacaaacattctgtagatttaatttgtcactgagggctattactcaagaactatctataacagttttgttaaacacatggaacatgtacacacaaaaacctacagaaacataaagcaaacatacattactcaaataaacacagttttactgtatgtccattaaactttggaagcgtttctgtgtctgcctgagaatgtgtattccttgcagacgccaaaggacacgcgaaccaaaaggtacttgtcaaaaaccggtttggtgggtttttgattgtagagcctcttattgttttaaggtgtaaagttaattaacacgcaactgtgatgttgactggatagtcgtcctgtggattgccttttgctgggatcctgtggattgctttgaaaatgaaatcaaagctcagacatttaggcaccaaccaatcttttaaggataacatggtctgtggcttgttcggttctggaacgatccgttgactccccaCACAAATTTAATGGTAAAACTAATTAAATCTTGGGTTCTTGTAAAtgattcattctccttcggcttagtcccttattcatcaggggttgccacagttgCATGAACCGCctattattccagcatatgttttacgcagcggatgcccttccagctgcaacccagtattatgaaacacccatacactcacggttatacaaaaacttgcacACTACGGAcaggttaaggctgatttatacttctgcatcaagcgcaatCGTATGGTACGGCATAgcctagggctgctcgattatgggaaaaagcATAATCACGGTTATTCAAAAAgattacagttgaaatcaaaattatttacccccctgtacttttttttttttttttttattaatatttcccaaatgatgcttaacagatcaagaattttctattaattgcacagccctagtgtgGTCACAAACCCCTCGCCGTGGCTAACGCCgatgctgatgtgcacctcttaGAAACTGCAACTACATGACgccagttcccgcctctgaatgagcgagttttagttCCTTGTACATTTAAGGTAGCGTTTATAAAAAACACTagcaaagaaacttgacacaaaGCAAAATAACATGCTGCCAGCCAGcgttcggaagtgttattgcagagcaacaaaaacaGCACGTATAAGTATAAATGCGACGCACAAGGCATGCGTCGTGGTCACggcgatcactcgacgcagaagtgtaaaccagCCTTTGGTTTATTCAGTTTACCTGTGGTGCATgcgtttggacttgtgggggaaaccacccggaggaaacccacgcgaacacgagacgaacatgcaaactccgcataCAAGTGGACAACTAGCCCAGACAGAACTAGAACTAGTGACCTttctgtgaggcgaaagtgctaacaGCTGAGCCCTGTGCCGCCCTTGTGAACTATTTTCCAAAAAAGTAGAATGTTCCATTAAGTGTTGGTATAAAAATGTTAGGTGCATACTTAACACAAACTTGGATAGATACAGCCCAGAATTTTCGTCTGCTCATATTACCCCTATATGACATGAATCAAAAACCCCAGCCTGAAGAAAATCATGAGTTTCCCCTCTGGTAACTGATTGTATCGTAAATGCAATCATTCTGAAGGGAAGGCAGCATAAACGTCAGTATTATGAAGTGCATCTATGCTAGAGTAAGTAAAAGCTTTGTTAGGAAGACAATAGTGTGTCTTTGCTTCTTTGAGAATGAATGACTCCCGAACGTGATACAGTCTGCATCAAGAGCGAACCACTGCTAAAGAGACCCGTCAAACTTCAGCTATCCTCAAACGCTTGTAAATATCTCTCCTGGAGGTCTTTGGAGCTGATAATCACTGTGAGTAATGTATTGTTCTATGCCAAAACAATATCGCTTTCTAGGTCACTTTGAGGCGGATATGCCCTGGAGATAGCATAATCCATGACGATACTTCTGCTGACACTTTCTCTCTGGCCCGGCTGAGATCATGTATTTGtgctgtttttgctttatttgttgATGGTAAAGAGAAGTGTAAATGAATGGGTTTTATTCTAATCATCCACATGGATATaaagatactttgaaaatgttttgttgaATAGGGTAAATGCCGAgttagtgtttttcccatactgataaacttccggtgacctgttattgtgagtttttttttccattttatatggttccctttacagcattgatgttgtaatgtcattaaaatacattcggttaaataaactttggcattaatttagttgctcaagcgtaaaacgatacaaaaagccgtttactcgcacgcgacCGTCAGAATCTGCAGGCTAGCTCAGAAGCTCTATTAAAtgtactggggtaaaataaatgctcatattataaagacatggcggggggaaatgttatttaatgcagtgcttcttgtacagtctgagacccactttatatactttatatcggatatcactcagctagtagagatcgctgatttttaaagaaaacagccctTAAGCGCGctggtttttgcattggcatacagttcgccagaggcgcttaacccaggttactggcaaattaaaagtcctattagcatgcttcggcatataccctattggtgGCTAATCTGTCTGCTCTGATTCTAACACATTGCTTATGAACAACTGATGGTTCGGTTTAGGGTAggactttcattttgttttattgtaccaGTCACATtgtatctctaaaaataaaattagggTGATTTCAATTCAAAtctgggtaaaatatggacaaacttaaCCACTGTaaatttcttaaattaaaattttaacccAACAACTGAGTTCATCTGATTTTATCCAAAGTTAAAACAACTCAGCATATTTGTGTACAAACTGATAACTCATAAACTCATTCGCATGAGATGCCACATTTCAGCAGgtatcttaatgttaaaacaacatttcaaaaaatgaaaattgatttAATGCCAATTGACTGATTTAGTGTCAAAAAGCACCTAAAAAATTGATCACATGAATGTCATACATTTTTTTGGATGACAAATTTAGATATATAAAAtctgtattgattataaaatattgtttcttACCTTTAaggctttaaataatctagctcagtggtgggcaaactttttaaACCTGAaggccacatcaagttttgcaaaccaagtgaagggccCCATGTCCAATTcttcaaaaaataacttttatttatagtggcagtatgcatGGAACATGTAATATCGtacagaaacatgtcacattaacaaataacagatttttttaaatagttattattaagtcaaatttacaaattaaatgagTTTGCACTGCTATTTACATTTACTTATCAATCACCATAAAACAATAATcccttataaaataaaataaggcatttattatttattgcatttaccAAGCAATTACTaaagtattattaatataaatgtacaacaatctcatttgagcttGTATTAATATGCTCATATCAATAATAAAACTATGAGATCAAATGGAAGAATcttagtttttgttattttaagtcatgttattatgagtgtgttaatgtgaacaatgTGTCTGGTCCCCTCTCTTTGCAAGGGTGTCAAAGTCTGGAGTCTGCTACAGCAAAAATGCGAGGCTCAGCAGGCTGTTAAAACACACAGGGCGCATAAGCAGCGCGCAAAACTCTCGCAgccattagtaaaccattcaaaagtgGCGCCTCTTAACGCATAAAGCATTTTCACTGTGATCAGCCCCTTAGGTTgtagtctttaaaaacagcaatacttaGCAATTTAGACTAATTTTTAGTCATTAATGGTcaagtgcattttaatatccaAGACAGTGTTCTAATTCTACTGGTTGCGTTAACTGTACCGTGTGCAATACTGCCATCACATGGCTTTCACTTGTaattgcatcattaatttactaattctgaaaccaaaccgttactcagaagcagcattttaaaaactcacTCGTGGGAAAGATGAAAGTGTTCAGCTGGCTGCATATGGACCGCAGGTCttagtttgcccacctctgatctagctcctgtttatctaaccaaccttctgtctcgctacaatcccaCACACACTTTAAGATATCAAAACTCAAGGCTTTTGGCTGtgcccagaatagcaaagtccactaaaggaggttgagtgTTTTCATATATGGTCCCTAAACTCAATGTTTGAGGCTCAGACGCACTTTCTCAATTTAAACTAAAGACCTATCTTTTCAGTAAAGCCATATACAcgataggcatgggatgataaccggtttcaaggcaTACAACGGTttggaaaattcaaggttttGAACCCACCaaagttttctgttataccgtttctAAGGTAAATGTAAGggtttttaattagtttgttttttcatgtttttcacaacaattttattcatttttagggCAACAGCATTTCCAGGAGAAAATGAACctctacatcaaaagctactggtccaaaatattttaaatggtttttaaaagataatatattgtgttcaaattagggaaaaatgttttttacccagacagcAGCttgttttggagcagtaatccCAATACCgggaaaccgtgatatttttatccaaggttatcataacgTTACAATCTTattccggcccatgcctaatacaCATTACATCACATAAATGTATGCTTCAGTTAAATGCATCTATTCAGATGAATTCTTTCATACCAACCTTAATAGCTCTGGTTCAAAtaagtaaatcaaataaatatgaaCTGCAGCTATGCTAATTCCTTGCTCTCTACCTTGGGATGCCCATCCTTACAAGGCCTGTGAGTATTTGAAGAGATGATGCCCACCGTCTGAGAACTTCGAGGACAACACAGACACTTACAATACACAATActcaaatacacttcattgaacatgtattATACACTGAGACGTCACCTTTTTTTGAGGACACTATACCAacggtgtcaaactcattttagctcagggGTCACATGGGGGGGGAAATCAATTCCTAAGTGGTTCGGATAGGTTAAAGAATGGTTGATATAGCTTAAAAGCAACATcttcagattgtttttttttgttttaatatggccAACATATAACATAAAGCTAGAGCCTGAGGACACCACAAtatcacagcaattcgtaactttgatttagtggctaattcgtgtgTATTTCTAcactcatttgtacaatttagtacgatttgcttatctaCCAATGATGggtgggtttaggggtgtggttgtGTGGCACGActctttttaaaaatcgtacattttcggaCGACTGTACTTATATGAAAAAGCCACGTTTCCTCGTGAGAACACCTCAGTGTGGTATGGCAGGGCATAGATGTGGTCTTTCTT
This portion of the Danio rerio strain Tuebingen ecotype United States chromosome 3, GRCz12tu, whole genome shotgun sequence genome encodes:
- the LOC100001908 gene encoding uncharacterized protein, whose translation is MAHSKDPVGHWKDLETWLSVVTGSLLPKAVETLQPLTQNQLDENIDSIMKQDPSQSFNHKELAKITGTLSHTLIATLKLSDRHASQLQHKLTRLQARTEQLELEAQERLQQPNEVDEGTTEEIDKLQEALTAVTEEREQARADHADVANKLDYAEQLLKEAKVDLRDKKARIKALETHLSEARHEIDRLMQEVDDIKEESASELRHAYALRYEPPKTRCAPASPLPSRTGSPVPELSPIERGEKPCRRSSPTPSEESYLIPQRREPVIASHRSSYSLDLKDLDKLARNIGKFTPSVSGGLEVHAYLQDIDFHLEMRPNVSNKERLYLLRATSSTEVRSFLDRQPARVKNNYRLLQEAFIREFANPESDQGLLGALETKQARYESPHAYYNRLRQAFFGTRNEPNMEDPNFKILFLRNLHPAVSQHLGVLACPRTMSLQQLRDLTQKAHDKQKMVLEKNTKTATVFDFNAHPELALEGAQRPNSVRPLSPAWNASPSNRQRNSYDDTRPKQRNSHWDGPRGQRRSPEHHRERNQWGSNKSWSPSKGRHQNPGSSSPRSQRRYSKNFHPDNAQTQYQQEENAPPGFNPQELVKLMMKEFLKCIEEDRKREKEKADSA